A window from Mycobacterium botniense encodes these proteins:
- a CDS encoding O-methyltransferase codes for MTVTLRDSRVAEALDRMFAEAKKQTPLLRDRQDELERLSSASAQERADAMSEFYIPVTPEAGRLLYSLVRATRPATVVEFGMSFGISTIHLASAVRDNGSGHVVTTELAATKIAAAKKTFTDTGLDDVITVLEGDALSTLPTLDRPVDFLLLDGWKELYLPVLQLLESQLSPGTLILADNTEMAGTKPYLDYVRNVENGYLSVNFLARDADSMEISCRVDN; via the coding sequence ATGACCGTTACTCTGCGAGACTCTCGAGTCGCCGAGGCGTTGGATCGAATGTTCGCCGAGGCGAAAAAACAGACACCCCTGCTGCGCGACCGGCAAGACGAGTTGGAGCGGCTGTCCTCGGCCAGTGCGCAGGAACGTGCCGATGCGATGAGCGAGTTCTACATTCCGGTTACCCCCGAGGCCGGCAGGCTGCTGTATTCATTGGTGCGGGCGACGCGTCCGGCGACGGTCGTGGAATTCGGCATGTCATTCGGAATTTCGACTATCCACCTAGCTTCAGCGGTTCGTGACAACGGCAGTGGGCATGTCGTCACCACTGAGCTCGCCGCGACAAAGATAGCCGCCGCAAAAAAGACTTTCACTGATACCGGGCTGGATGACGTGATCACAGTGCTTGAAGGCGATGCTCTTTCTACGCTCCCGACCCTCGACAGACCGGTCGATTTCTTGCTCCTCGACGGTTGGAAAGAGCTCTACCTGCCCGTGCTTCAACTGCTGGAGTCACAGCTATCACCGGGAACGCTGATCCTGGCAGACAACACAGAGATGGCCGGAACGAAACCTTACCTCGACTACGTAAGGAATGTGGAAAACGGCTATCTGAGCGTCAACTTTTTGGCCAGGGATGCTGACAGCATGGAAATAAGCTGTCGGGTAGATAATTGA
- a CDS encoding L,D-transpeptidase, producing MRRAVRCLFVVVAVGAAATATVVPASLASAGVAVPDAARVGSIRPAAGEVVGVAHPVVISFTRPVADRAAAERSITIISPSRPPGHFSWVDDNVVQWIPEQYWPAHTKVTVQVHGLSTGFETGDAVLGVASISAHTFTVSVNDEVMRVMPASMGKPTRPTPIGHFSALSKERTVTFDSRTIGIPLSSPEGYLIEGQYAVRVTWSGVYVHSAPWSVDSQGYANVSHGCINLSPENAAWYFDMVHIGDPIIVQS from the coding sequence ATGCGGAGAGCGGTTCGATGTCTATTCGTCGTCGTCGCGGTCGGGGCTGCGGCGACGGCCACGGTGGTGCCTGCCAGCCTCGCCTCGGCAGGGGTCGCGGTACCCGATGCGGCCCGCGTTGGGTCGATCCGACCAGCGGCGGGGGAAGTGGTGGGTGTGGCCCATCCGGTAGTCATATCGTTCACCCGACCGGTAGCCGATCGGGCAGCTGCCGAACGCAGTATCACGATTATTTCGCCGAGCCGGCCCCCGGGGCACTTTAGCTGGGTGGATGACAATGTCGTGCAATGGATTCCAGAGCAGTACTGGCCCGCGCACACAAAAGTGACGGTGCAGGTTCACGGCTTGTCGACCGGCTTCGAAACCGGTGACGCGGTCCTCGGCGTTGCCAGCATCTCAGCTCATACGTTCACCGTCAGCGTCAACGACGAGGTGATGCGGGTGATGCCGGCGTCGATGGGTAAACCCACCCGTCCGACCCCGATCGGACACTTCAGCGCTTTATCGAAAGAACGGACCGTCACATTCGATTCGCGCACGATTGGTATTCCCCTCAGTTCTCCCGAGGGGTATCTCATCGAGGGCCAATATGCGGTTCGTGTCACCTGGAGCGGGGTGTATGTGCATTCAGCCCCCTGGTCGGTGGACTCGCAAGGCTACGCGAACGTCAGTCATGGCTGCATCAATCTGAGCCCAGAGAACGCCGCATGGTATTTCGACATGGTGCACATCGGCGATCCGATCATTGTGCAGAGCTGA
- a CDS encoding S1C family serine protease — MSKSHRRTPWWSWWLLILTVVLGLGLVTPPAHASPPVRGRFTEAPAPPPDPLATVGQVGPAIVDIDAQLGYQNAVGAGTGIVLDPNGEVLTNNHVIAGATDIKARDIGNGQSYDVDVVGYDRSHDIALLRLRGASGLPTANLGDSSQVAIGEPVVALGNAGGVGGTPSAVAGHVTALNQTVTASDALTGSSETLSGLIQMDAAIRPGDSGGPTVNAANQVIGMNTAASDNYKFSGGGTGFAIPINQARAIAGQIRAGAASATVHIGPTPFLGVGVTDHGGNGAKVVRVLPNAPAAQAGIAKEDVITAVDGQPVDSATALTSILDQHHPGDTISLSWHGPLTGEHTANVTLTEGPPG; from the coding sequence ATGAGCAAATCGCACCGCCGCACACCGTGGTGGTCGTGGTGGTTACTCATTTTGACAGTTGTGCTGGGACTGGGCCTGGTCACACCGCCGGCGCACGCTTCGCCGCCGGTACGTGGCCGGTTCACCGAGGCTCCCGCTCCACCGCCTGACCCGTTAGCGACCGTCGGGCAGGTAGGCCCGGCCATCGTCGACATCGACGCCCAGCTGGGCTACCAAAACGCGGTGGGAGCGGGAACCGGTATTGTGCTCGATCCCAACGGCGAGGTGCTGACCAACAACCATGTCATCGCGGGCGCCACTGACATCAAAGCCAGAGATATCGGAAACGGTCAAAGCTATGACGTGGATGTTGTCGGATACGACCGCAGCCATGACATCGCCCTGCTGCGGCTGCGCGGGGCGAGCGGTCTGCCGACAGCCAACCTGGGTGACTCGTCCCAAGTGGCGATCGGCGAACCGGTTGTCGCCTTGGGAAACGCCGGCGGAGTCGGGGGAACTCCCAGTGCGGTGGCGGGCCACGTGACCGCGCTGAACCAGACCGTCACCGCCTCAGACGCCCTGACCGGAAGCTCGGAGACGCTGAGTGGACTGATCCAGATGGATGCGGCTATCCGGCCCGGAGACTCGGGTGGGCCCACCGTGAACGCCGCTAACCAAGTGATCGGCATGAACACCGCGGCGTCCGACAATTACAAGTTTTCCGGCGGCGGGACAGGGTTCGCGATTCCGATCAATCAAGCCAGGGCGATCGCCGGACAGATCCGTGCCGGTGCTGCATCAGCGACCGTGCATATCGGCCCCACGCCGTTCCTGGGCGTCGGTGTCACCGATCACGGCGGCAACGGCGCAAAGGTGGTTCGGGTGCTACCAAATGCTCCTGCCGCACAAGCGGGCATCGCGAAGGAGGACGTGATCACCGCAGTTGACGGGCAACCCGTCGACTCGGCCACTGCGCTGACGAGCATCCTCGACCAGCACCACCCCGGGGACACCATCTCGTTGAGTTGGCATGGCCCGCTCACCGGTGAGCACACAGCTAACGTGACGTTGACGGAGGGGCCGCCGGGCTGA
- a CDS encoding acyltransferase family protein: MAPDPRSSRRATGRRRGQRSTGIPALDGLRGVAVALVLAEHGGIAGMRGGFIGVDIFFVLSGFLITSLLLDELGRSGRIDMPGFWIRRARRLLPALVLMVLVVGCARRLLPPEAVAGLRDDAIAAFVWAANWRFVAQRTDYFTQGAPPSPLQHTWSLGVEEQYYLIWPVLMVGVAVLLAVRARRRGVWATLGGVRFTVFLLATLGALGSAAAAIVLAGNASRERVYFGTDTRAQALLTGAAASALLVRDWPALNRGWCLIRSRAGRWAARLLPVVGIGVLAMAAHHVTGSGREFRGGLLAALAVAAVLVIAPVALDQSGPVARVLAWRPLVWLGTISYGVYLWHWPIFMVLNGERTGWSGLTLFAARCSATAAVATMSWWLIEQPIRRWQPLHVPLLPLAGATVATAVALTVVMVPVEAGHAGGNSLPPGVSSVAAVSPSPPQTSAAVRAAARRNPNRPFTVSVFGDSIAWTLMHYLPETPGFDFVDHTVIGCSIVRSGPYRYFGQVIDQKPECDNWPARWSAQINQDQPDVALLIIGRWETIDRVNEGRWTHIGDPAFDSYLTAELQRALDILSSTGARVMVATAPYSRRGEKPDGSLYPEDQPERVDQWNTLLRRTIGNRSNVVVLDLNKRLCPDGVYTAKVDGIQVRSDGVHLTPEGVKWLTPWLEESVR, from the coding sequence ATCGCTCCTGATCCGCGTTCCAGTCGCCGAGCGACTGGGCGGCGGCGAGGTCAGCGCAGCACCGGCATTCCCGCGTTGGACGGGCTCCGTGGCGTCGCAGTTGCCCTAGTACTCGCAGAGCACGGCGGGATCGCCGGCATGAGGGGCGGATTCATCGGTGTCGACATCTTCTTCGTCCTCAGCGGGTTCTTGATCACCTCCCTGCTGCTTGACGAGCTTGGCCGAAGCGGTCGGATCGACATGCCCGGTTTCTGGATTCGCCGCGCCCGCCGACTGTTGCCCGCGTTGGTGTTGATGGTGCTGGTTGTGGGCTGTGCGCGCCGACTCCTGCCGCCGGAAGCGGTCGCGGGCCTACGGGACGACGCGATCGCCGCATTTGTGTGGGCAGCCAACTGGAGGTTCGTAGCTCAGCGGACCGACTATTTCACCCAAGGCGCTCCACCATCACCTCTGCAGCACACGTGGTCACTGGGTGTGGAGGAGCAGTATTACCTCATCTGGCCGGTGCTCATGGTGGGGGTCGCTGTGCTGCTGGCCGTACGCGCCCGGCGCCGCGGCGTCTGGGCGACGCTCGGCGGGGTACGCTTCACCGTTTTTCTGCTGGCCACACTGGGAGCACTGGGATCGGCCGCTGCGGCCATTGTGCTGGCCGGTAATGCTTCCCGAGAGCGGGTGTACTTCGGCACCGATACCCGTGCGCAGGCACTCCTGACCGGCGCGGCGGCGTCAGCGTTGCTGGTCCGGGATTGGCCCGCGCTGAACCGTGGATGGTGTCTGATCCGGTCGCGAGCGGGCCGGTGGGCTGCCCGCCTGTTGCCTGTGGTCGGGATAGGTGTGCTGGCAATGGCCGCTCACCATGTCACGGGCAGTGGCCGCGAATTTCGCGGTGGACTGCTGGCAGCGCTGGCCGTAGCCGCGGTGCTTGTTATCGCTCCGGTGGCCTTAGACCAGAGCGGGCCGGTGGCCCGTGTGCTGGCCTGGCGTCCTTTGGTGTGGCTTGGGACCATTTCCTACGGCGTCTATCTGTGGCACTGGCCGATCTTCATGGTGCTCAACGGGGAGCGAACCGGGTGGTCGGGATTAACGCTGTTTGCCGCTCGGTGTAGCGCCACGGCGGCGGTGGCCACAATGTCATGGTGGTTGATCGAACAGCCGATCCGGCGCTGGCAGCCGTTACATGTACCGCTGCTCCCGTTAGCAGGGGCCACGGTGGCAACAGCTGTCGCGCTGACGGTGGTGATGGTCCCCGTCGAAGCCGGGCACGCAGGTGGGAACAGCCTGCCGCCCGGGGTCTCTTCCGTCGCGGCAGTTTCGCCGTCCCCACCGCAAACGTCGGCAGCGGTGCGGGCTGCCGCGCGGCGAAATCCCAACCGTCCGTTTACCGTCTCGGTATTCGGTGACTCGATCGCCTGGACGTTGATGCATTACCTGCCGGAGACACCCGGATTTGACTTCGTCGACCACACTGTCATCGGATGCAGCATTGTCCGGAGCGGCCCATATCGCTATTTCGGTCAAGTCATCGATCAAAAACCCGAATGCGACAACTGGCCGGCCCGATGGTCAGCGCAGATCAATCAAGATCAGCCCGATGTCGCGCTGCTGATCATCGGCCGCTGGGAAACGATCGACCGAGTCAACGAGGGACGCTGGACACATATTGGCGATCCGGCATTCGATTCTTATCTCACTGCCGAACTTCAACGGGCGCTGGATATTTTGAGTTCGACCGGGGCTCGGGTGATGGTTGCCACCGCACCGTATAGTCGGCGGGGCGAAAAACCAGATGGCAGCCTGTATCCGGAGGACCAACCCGAGCGAGTGGATCAGTGGAACACGTTGTTGCGCCGAACGATTGGTAACCGCTCGAATGTCGTTGTGCTGGATTTGAATAAGCGATTATGTCCCGACGGTGTCTACACGGCCAAGGTGGACGGTATCCAGGTACGCAGTGACGGCGTTCACCTGACGCCGGAAGGGGTGAAATGGCTGACGCCGTGGCTGGAAGAATCCGTCAGATAG
- a CDS encoding TIGR03668 family PPOX class F420-dependent oxidoreductase gives MGGFDPRARFAQAPVARLATVTPSGGPHLVPVVFALGDNVVYSAVDAKPKSTRRLRRLVNIEINPRVSVLVDHYAPDWTQLWWVRADGMASIHRDGALMHTGYELLRAKYPQYRSVPLTGPVIAVTVRRWVSWHA, from the coding sequence GTGGGCGGGTTCGACCCCAGGGCCAGGTTCGCGCAGGCACCGGTAGCGCGTCTGGCCACCGTCACACCCAGCGGCGGCCCACATCTGGTGCCGGTGGTGTTCGCGCTCGGCGACAACGTGGTCTACAGCGCTGTCGACGCCAAACCCAAGTCGACACGGCGGCTGCGCCGTTTGGTCAATATCGAGATCAACCCTCGCGTCAGCGTGCTGGTCGACCACTACGCCCCGGACTGGACGCAGTTGTGGTGGGTGCGTGCCGACGGTATGGCCAGCATCCACCGTGACGGCGCGCTCATGCACACCGGTTACGAGCTGTTGCGTGCCAAGTATCCGCAGTATCGATCGGTCCCGCTGACCGGCCCGGTGATCGCCGTTACGGTGCGGCGATGGGTGAGCTGGCACGCCTGA
- the treS gene encoding maltose alpha-D-glucosyltransferase, whose amino-acid sequence MNPVDDSAEHGPAGGSHLEGGLVEHPSADDFAEAHILPADPTWYKHAVFYEVLVRAFYDANADGSGDLRGLIDRLDYLRWLGIDCIWLPPFYDSPLRDGGYDIRDFYKVLPEFGTVDDFVALVDAAHRRGIRVITDLVMNHTSDSHPWFQESRRDPDGPYGDYYVWSDTSERYADARIIFVDTEESNWTFDPVRRQFYWHRFFSHQPDLNYDNPAVQEAMLDVIRFWLGLGIDGFRLDAVPYLFEREGTNCENLPETHAFLKRVRKVVDDEFPGRVLLAEANQWPSDVVEYFGDPETGGDECHMAFHFPLMPRIFMAVRRESRFPISEILAQTPPIPKMAQWGIFLRNHDELTLEMVTDEERDYMYAEYAKDPRMKANVGIRRRLAPLLENDRNQIQLFTALLLSLPGSPVIYYGDEIGMGDVIWLGDRDGVRTPMQWTPDRNAGFSTANPGRLYVPPCQDPVYGYQAVNVEAQRDTSTSLLNWTRTMLAVRRRHPAFAIGAFRELGGSNPSVLAYVREADDDTVLCVNNLSRFPQPIELNLQHWNGYTPVELTGHVEFPRIGHLPYLLTLPGHGFYWFQLNASEETP is encoded by the coding sequence ATGAACCCTGTAGATGACAGCGCCGAGCACGGTCCGGCGGGGGGCAGTCACCTCGAAGGCGGTCTGGTCGAACATCCCAGTGCCGACGATTTCGCCGAGGCCCATATCCTGCCTGCCGATCCAACGTGGTACAAGCACGCCGTTTTCTATGAAGTGCTGGTCCGGGCCTTCTACGACGCTAACGCGGATGGTTCGGGCGACCTGCGTGGGCTCATCGATCGCCTCGACTATCTCCGATGGCTCGGCATCGACTGCATCTGGCTGCCACCGTTTTACGACTCTCCGCTACGTGACGGCGGCTATGACATCCGTGACTTCTACAAGGTGCTGCCCGAATTCGGTACCGTCGATGATTTCGTTGCGCTGGTTGACGCCGCCCATCGGCGCGGTATCCGCGTTATCACCGACCTGGTGATGAACCACACGTCCGACTCACACCCGTGGTTCCAGGAATCCCGTCGCGACCCTGACGGGCCATACGGTGATTACTACGTGTGGAGTGACACCAGTGAACGTTACGCAGACGCCCGGATTATCTTTGTCGACACCGAAGAGTCGAACTGGACGTTTGATCCGGTTCGCCGCCAATTCTATTGGCACCGGTTCTTTTCTCACCAGCCGGATCTGAACTATGACAATCCAGCCGTGCAGGAAGCGATGCTCGACGTCATTCGCTTCTGGCTTGGTCTGGGTATTGACGGGTTCCGGCTCGACGCAGTGCCCTATCTTTTCGAGCGTGAGGGTACCAACTGCGAAAACTTGCCGGAGACGCACGCGTTTCTCAAACGCGTCCGCAAGGTTGTGGACGACGAATTCCCGGGCCGGGTGCTGCTCGCCGAGGCTAATCAATGGCCGAGTGACGTCGTCGAATACTTTGGTGACCCCGAGACCGGCGGCGACGAATGCCATATGGCGTTCCATTTTCCGCTGATGCCGCGCATCTTCATGGCCGTCCGTCGTGAGTCACGGTTTCCGATCTCAGAGATCCTGGCGCAGACCCCACCGATCCCGAAGATGGCCCAGTGGGGGATTTTCTTGCGCAACCACGACGAGCTCACGCTGGAAATGGTCACCGACGAAGAACGTGACTATATGTACGCCGAGTACGCTAAAGACCCGCGGATGAAGGCGAATGTGGGGATTCGGCGTCGACTGGCCCCGCTGCTGGAGAACGATCGAAACCAGATCCAGTTGTTCACCGCGCTGTTGCTGTCGTTGCCGGGATCACCGGTGATCTACTACGGCGACGAAATCGGCATGGGTGACGTCATCTGGCTGGGCGATCGCGACGGTGTCCGCACTCCGATGCAGTGGACGCCGGATCGCAACGCCGGCTTCTCCACCGCCAACCCCGGCCGGCTCTACGTGCCCCCCTGCCAGGATCCGGTGTACGGCTACCAGGCCGTTAACGTGGAGGCCCAACGTGATACCTCAACATCACTGCTGAACTGGACCCGTACCATGCTGGCGGTGCGACGACGACACCCCGCATTCGCCATCGGAGCCTTCCGTGAGCTGGGCGGATCCAATCCATCGGTGCTGGCGTACGTGCGCGAAGCCGATGACGACACGGTGCTCTGTGTCAACAATCTGTCGCGATTCCCACAGCCTATCGAGCTGAACCTGCAGCACTGGAACGGCTACACACCAGTGGAGTTGACTGGGCATGTGGAGTTTCCTCGCATCGGTCACTTGCCCTACCTGCTGACCCTGCCGGGACACGGGTTCTACTGGTTTCAATTGAACGCTTCTGAGGAGACACCATGA
- a CDS encoding NADP-dependent oxidoreductase: MTSTTGRAVRFDRYGGRDVLYVTDIDIPSPSEGEVLVEVRAAGINPGEAAIRTGALHERFPATFPCGEGSDLAGVVAAVGPGVTQFSVGDEVMGFSLRRSSHATHTVVPARQLIRKPPQLSWEVAGSLYVAGVTAYAAVRAVSPQSGETVGVSAAAGGVGSLVVQLLVRRRARVLGIASERNADWLQSHGVTPVAYGDALADRLRKMAPHGIDAFIDLFGPEYVQLAVDLGVPPERINTIIAFQKAAEVGAKTEGSAEASTAEVLAEMADLVATGAIDVDIAAAYPLERVADAFAQLEQRHTHGKIVLLPQSS; encoded by the coding sequence ATGACTTCCACGACAGGGCGAGCGGTACGTTTCGACCGCTACGGGGGGCGGGACGTGCTCTACGTGACTGACATCGACATACCCTCGCCAAGCGAAGGCGAGGTGCTGGTCGAAGTTCGCGCCGCGGGGATCAACCCGGGTGAAGCGGCGATCCGGACCGGTGCACTGCACGAGAGGTTTCCCGCGACGTTTCCGTGCGGCGAAGGCAGTGATCTCGCCGGTGTCGTGGCGGCGGTAGGACCGGGGGTGACACAGTTCTCGGTCGGCGACGAGGTGATGGGCTTCAGCCTGCGTCGGTCCAGCCACGCCACCCACACTGTTGTCCCGGCACGTCAGTTGATCCGCAAGCCTCCTCAATTGAGTTGGGAGGTGGCTGGTTCACTGTATGTCGCTGGCGTCACCGCATATGCGGCAGTTCGCGCTGTGTCGCCGCAATCGGGCGAGACGGTGGGTGTGTCGGCGGCCGCCGGTGGGGTGGGCAGCCTGGTTGTGCAGTTGTTAGTCCGTCGCCGGGCGCGAGTGCTCGGCATCGCCTCGGAGCGCAACGCCGACTGGCTGCAGAGTCACGGCGTCACCCCGGTGGCATATGGCGATGCGCTGGCGGACCGGCTGCGGAAAATGGCGCCGCACGGAATCGACGCGTTCATCGACTTATTCGGCCCGGAATACGTGCAGCTCGCAGTGGACCTTGGTGTGCCGCCGGAACGGATCAACACCATCATCGCATTTCAGAAAGCCGCCGAAGTCGGCGCCAAGACCGAGGGCAGCGCCGAGGCGTCGACTGCGGAGGTGCTGGCGGAAATGGCCGACCTCGTCGCTACCGGCGCGATCGATGTCGATATTGCCGCTGCTTATCCGCTCGAGCGAGTTGCGGACGCGTTCGCGCAACTTGAACAGCGACACACGCATGGCAAAATTGTTCTGCTACCACAGTCTTCGTAA
- a CDS encoding elongation factor G-like protein EF-G2, whose translation MADKTTTSQGAAVAPVPDNPAAIRNVVLVGPSGGGKTTLVEALLVASGVLTRPGSVAEGTTVCDYDDAEIRQQRSVGLAVASLAHDGVKVNLIDTPGYADFVGELRAGLRAADCALFVIAANEGVDEPTKSLWQECSQVSMPRAVVITKLDHARANYPNALAAAQKAFGDKVLPLYLPTDHGLIGLLSQIHYQYTDGKRTTHAPDSSYADQIDGARGTLIEAIIEESEDESLMDRYLSGEKIDESVLIKDLEKAISRGSFFPVIPVCSSTGVGTLELLEIATRGFPPPLEHPLPEVFTPNGASRTNLTCDANAPLLAEVVKTTSDPYVGRISLVRVFSGTIKPDTTVHVSGHFTSFFGSSATSVSAHTDHDEDERIGILTFPLGKQQRPAPAVVAGDICAIGRLSRAETGDTLSDKSDPLVLKPWTMPEPLLPIAVQAHAKTDEDKLSVALGRLAAEDPTLRIEQNQETHQIVLWCMGEAHASVVLDALAKRYGVTVDTVELRVPLRETFAGKAKGHGRHIKQSGGHGQYGVCDIEVEPLPEGSGFEFVDKVVGGAVPRQFIPSVEKGVRAQMEKGVLAGYPVVDIRVTLLDGKAHSVDSSDFAFQMAGALALKEAAAATKVILLEPIDEISVLVPDELVGAVMSDLSGRRGRVLGTGTAANDRTVVKAEVPQIELTRYAIDLRSLSHGAASFTRSFVRYEPMPESAAARVKATT comes from the coding sequence ATGGCTGACAAGACGACTACTTCGCAGGGGGCCGCAGTCGCTCCCGTCCCGGACAACCCGGCCGCCATCCGCAATGTGGTGCTGGTGGGGCCGTCGGGGGGCGGCAAGACCACCCTTGTCGAAGCTCTTCTCGTCGCATCCGGCGTGTTGACCAGACCCGGTTCCGTCGCCGAGGGAACCACGGTCTGCGATTATGACGATGCTGAGATCCGCCAGCAGCGGTCCGTTGGCCTTGCCGTGGCTTCGCTGGCACACGACGGTGTCAAGGTCAACCTGATCGACACACCCGGCTACGCCGACTTCGTGGGTGAACTGCGGGCCGGGCTGCGCGCGGCAGATTGCGCGCTTTTCGTCATCGCAGCCAATGAGGGTGTCGACGAGCCGACCAAGTCGCTGTGGCAGGAGTGCAGCCAGGTCAGCATGCCTCGCGCGGTGGTCATCACCAAACTCGACCACGCCCGCGCAAACTATCCCAACGCGCTCGCAGCAGCGCAGAAAGCATTCGGCGACAAGGTTTTACCGCTGTATCTGCCGACTGACCACGGTCTGATCGGGCTGCTGTCGCAGATACATTACCAATACACCGACGGTAAACGGACCACGCATGCACCGGACTCGTCCTACGCGGACCAGATCGACGGAGCGCGCGGCACGCTGATCGAGGCAATCATCGAGGAATCTGAAGATGAGTCGTTGATGGACCGTTACCTCAGCGGTGAAAAAATCGACGAGTCGGTACTGATCAAAGATCTGGAAAAAGCGATTTCCCGGGGTTCCTTTTTCCCGGTGATCCCGGTCTGCAGCAGCACCGGTGTCGGCACACTGGAATTGCTGGAAATCGCCACCAGAGGATTCCCCCCTCCCCTGGAACATCCGCTGCCGGAAGTGTTTACACCAAACGGCGCCTCCCGTACCAACCTCACGTGCGATGCTAACGCGCCGCTGCTCGCCGAGGTGGTGAAGACCACCTCGGACCCGTATGTCGGTCGGATCAGCCTGGTCCGGGTGTTCTCCGGGACCATCAAACCCGATACCACGGTCCACGTCTCGGGTCATTTCACCTCGTTCTTCGGGTCCTCCGCCACCTCCGTGAGCGCGCATACCGACCACGACGAGGACGAACGCATTGGGATTCTCACTTTCCCTCTGGGCAAGCAACAGCGGCCCGCGCCTGCCGTGGTGGCCGGTGACATCTGCGCGATCGGCCGGCTGAGCCGAGCAGAAACCGGCGACACACTGTCGGACAAATCCGATCCCCTTGTGCTCAAACCCTGGACCATGCCGGAGCCGCTGTTGCCCATTGCCGTCCAAGCGCATGCCAAGACCGACGAAGACAAGCTCTCAGTTGCGTTGGGGCGGCTGGCCGCCGAAGACCCGACGCTACGGATCGAGCAGAACCAGGAAACCCATCAGATCGTGCTGTGGTGTATGGGCGAGGCCCACGCCAGTGTGGTACTCGACGCGCTCGCCAAACGCTACGGCGTCACCGTCGACACAGTCGAGCTTCGCGTGCCGTTGCGAGAGACCTTCGCCGGCAAGGCAAAAGGCCATGGCCGCCACATCAAACAGTCCGGGGGACACGGACAGTACGGGGTGTGCGACATCGAGGTCGAGCCGTTGCCGGAGGGCTCCGGGTTCGAGTTCGTTGACAAAGTGGTCGGAGGTGCGGTGCCGCGGCAATTCATACCCAGCGTGGAAAAGGGGGTGCGCGCGCAGATGGAAAAGGGGGTGCTGGCCGGCTACCCGGTGGTCGACATTCGGGTCACGCTGCTTGACGGCAAGGCCCATAGCGTGGACTCTTCGGACTTCGCATTCCAGATGGCGGGTGCGCTGGCGTTGAAAGAGGCGGCAGCGGCGACCAAGGTGATCTTGTTGGAGCCGATCGACGAGATCTCGGTGCTGGTACCCGACGAGTTGGTCGGCGCAGTGATGAGTGACCTGTCCGGGCGCCGTGGCCGTGTCCTGGGCACCGGCACTGCGGCCAACGACCGCACCGTCGTCAAGGCGGAGGTACCGCAGATCGAACTCACCCGCTACGCGATCGACTTGCGCTCACTCTCGCACGGTGCCGCATCGTTTACCCGCTCTTTCGTCCGCTACGAACCGATGCCGGAATCTGCCGCCGCCCGGGTAAAGGCCACGACGTGA
- a CDS encoding SRPBCC family protein, with the protein MSWWITRTTQILCEKVPAPPEQVRDFYADLNNLKTVHPLIVSVRTTARRENSDGYEQTYRICDRIPLRGFAIRIGYQAHLRVYTHGKVITEARQFPRVRLTGMVSFELVDSGTLVTERLWIQAPRPLAGITNREAVKAHRAMLSGIRSHFETRS; encoded by the coding sequence GTGAGCTGGTGGATCACCCGGACAACTCAAATATTGTGTGAAAAAGTGCCGGCGCCGCCGGAGCAGGTGCGCGACTTCTACGCAGATCTGAACAACCTGAAAACCGTTCATCCATTGATTGTTTCGGTGCGAACCACAGCACGCAGGGAAAATAGCGACGGTTATGAGCAGACCTATCGGATATGTGACCGGATTCCCCTGCGGGGGTTCGCCATCAGGATCGGCTATCAGGCGCATCTCAGGGTTTACACGCACGGGAAGGTGATCACCGAGGCCCGCCAGTTCCCTCGGGTGCGTTTAACCGGAATGGTATCATTCGAGCTGGTCGATTCGGGAACCCTTGTCACTGAAAGGCTTTGGATTCAAGCTCCGCGGCCGCTGGCGGGGATCACGAATCGTGAAGCTGTCAAAGCCCATCGCGCGATGCTGTCTGGTATCCGCAGTCACTTTGAAACACGATCATGA